The nucleotide window GTTTACTCTCTTTTGTAATAGTCTTCAATGATTTACCTCTCAACTGTGAGTGTTGGCACACTGCACTCTGCCTCTGTAGGAGAGTAGCTTTCAAACTTCAATGATAAACAAATACGAGTAGCACTATTCAGACAGGTTCAAACTATTCCAATACAAGAGGAAAGATATTGGCACTGACACTTTACATGAAAAGGAAGGTATCTTCTTGGCCTTGATATATAATGGAGGAGAACACTTGTAGAATCAGAGAACGGGTGAGACTCTGTCACCGGCAGAGCTTGTTCCATGGGAGCCTTTGTGAAAGAATGGGGACTGGGAGGAAAACATTAACACAATCATGTTTCATGCTTGGTAGGACGACCAtttagcaagtgtgaaaaatcgggATGGGATGGAGGCAACACTACAGGAACCTAaataataagaatggccatactgtgtcagaccaaagctccatctagaccagtatcctgtctgccaacactagtcaataccagatgccccagagggagggaacacaacaggtaatcctcacatgatccctctcctgtcacccatttacagatgctaggggcaccattcctactcatcctggctaatagccattgatgaacctaacctccatgaatctatctagttcgtttttgaaccctgttaaagtcctagccttcaccacatcctctggcaaggagttccacaggttgactgtgcactgaatgaagaaaaatttccttttgtttgttttgaacaaaAGCCCCTAATATCAGGACTGTCTCTAGAAAATCAGGGCGTCTGGCCACCTGAATCAGGAGGTGAGACTATTTTTGCTAGCATGATAAGATTTGCAACCCATCTCTTGCAGCCATAGGAGCTTGCAGCCTAGGGTGCCTCCAGCAAGGTGAGGGAAACAGGCTCTTATGGGCATCCCCTCcagccggggaggaggaggaaaccaGCAAGGAGAGCCAGGCTCTCGAAGCAAGCGCCCTGCGGCAGTTAGACTTGGGCTGGGACCGAAAACGTGTCCTTTCCCCACGCTGCGTTCCTGCATCCGCCCCTCACAAAGATGGCGGGAATGTGTGCGTGCGGGGCGGAAGTATGTGTGTTCCCAACGCTCCCTGCCCCGTTCTCAAGCTCGGGGAATCCAAGCGCTCCCCCTCACAAAGATGGCGGCGGAACGGAAGTGCTGGGCGCCGCGCAGGGGCCGCCGGGAGTGGTAGTTTCGAATCGGCTAGCGGCACGGCGGGCCGGCCCGGACAAGGCAccatgcagctgctgctggggctgctctcGCTGCTGGCGCCGGGCTCGGCCGCGCTGGAGCCCATCAGCCTGGGCATCGCCATAGGGGCGGCCTCGGCGCTCACCGGCTATTTCTCCTACCCCAGCTTCTACTGCGGCTTCGTGGAGTGCTGCCCCGGGGAGGCGGAGCGGCCCAACGCCACCGGTACCGGGCCCGGCCCAACGGAACCGGGGCGGACCCCGCGCGGCGCCGGGGCGGCtctggctgcaggctggggacaggggcctCTGGGGGGCGGGTGCAATGGGGCCGCCCCACTTAGCGATGAACATTTGGGGCCATGCACCACGCGTCACCGAAGGGAGACTGGCCCAGCAGCTCAGCGCTGACCCAGAGGGAGAAGGGACTTTGAGACAGGCactccccttctctgccccctttcctcaCCTGGGACGTGGGGCTGACACCTCAGGGCGCCTCACCCGGGCGTTCTGGGAGCCGCATTTCATTTGCGGGCTTAGAGCGCTTTGCGATCCTTGGATGCAAGTGCCAAGAGTTATTCTTGGGCTCTGTCTTCCTAGTGCAGTGActgagtccccctcccccctgttttCTAGGCAGAGGTAAGGATTGTAGACTGCTCAGGGAgggaaatgtagccgtgttagtctggtgcagctgaaacaaaaaccaggattgtatcctttggtatatgtggttgtgacaattttcttccaccgTTTGAtttgaggaaatgggtctggcccacgaaaacttatcACCTATTAAatcattttgttagtctttaatgtgctacacagtcctgttttttgtttccgaGAGGGAAATGGGATTCAGGATCCTATTCCATTTGCAAATCGCTTTTGGAAGTCCTTGTTCTTCTAACATGACCtcccttctttccttttctcctgGGACTCTTCAGCACTGAAGGAGGATCTGAATAATAAGCTCTTTGGCCAGCACCTTGCCAAGGATGTGATCCTGAAAGCAGTGACTGGATTCAGCAACAACCCTAATCCCAAAAAGCCACTTGTTCTCTCCCTACACGGCTGGGGAGGCACAGGTAAAAACTTTGTCAGCCAAATCATCGCAAAGAACATTCACAAAGCAGGACAGAAGAGCAAATTTGTTCATCTCTTTATAGCCACACTACACTTCCCACATGCACATCAGGTTAGCCTGTATAAGGTAAGAGAGCAAATTTTAACTTCACCTTGGTTGTATCAGtaaatattaataattaaaaCTGCACTGTGAAATTAGATGGTTCTTagtatacaaatccatgggtctctAAAATCTAAAATAACAAACTCTTGTACCCACCTAGTGTTTCTTTGTATTTTCAAACATTCACTGACAAGTTTAGGGAGGTGGAATCTAAATATCCCCCTGCAGTGctagagactagggatgtaaatgggtaaccagttaacctgtgAGCATCACCCTTAACCACTTCCTGGTAAGTATCACCTGGTAATTGGTGCCCAGCCCAGACAGAGCAGCCTGGCAGGGCCCACTAGGGTGAGCAGTTAACATATAGTTTAATTAAcgggttaacattttaaatgggattttacatccctactagaacCTGAAACATAACAGCAATGACTTAAAGGCTAAGAAATGGAAAGTGAAACAGATAAATCTGTTTAGTCTTGCTTTTCAGTGTTCCTCAAAGTTGGCAATTAAAAGTTACTTCCTCTTACTGTTTTTTTTCTTACTTCCTCCTGGTGTTACTTTTTCATGTTACTTTTTATAAGGTAGGCTGTTATGAAATGTTGTCAGTTCAAGCTAAATGAGGTGACTATAAAGAACAGTAATTTCAGAGACTTGTAAGTGACGGATGCTGATCACCTTGTTTATTCCCTGCAATTTTCTTGAAAAGGATGGTCACAGCCTGAAGGTTACGAActcaaagcatttttaaatgttaaaaactGAAgactgtagtaagatgagggcttgaaacataagcccatgccTTTGATgtttatctggtttgtggtctttgggggttcTCTCGGAGCCTGCTGTCCTGGCTACCTGCGCAGAGCTAGGGGAGAAGCACATGCACACAGCTGAACATTTATCATTATTGAATGGAGTAGGATATCTATCAGGACACCCTACCAGTAACCTCTGACTCACAAAGGTCCATCAGGAATTAGTTTTGGTtatatttattgtttgttttggttggttgtctgtctgtctgtcagtcaaGAGGAGGGTAGAAGTAGTACTATACTGTAGAAGAAATGTCTTCCTTTCCCCTGTAGCCCTAGTTGTGCTTTGACTGTTCAACAGAAATTGGAAATTATTTGCTTTATGGCAATTCTCTTTAAATAACTGCAACAGGAGTCACATTCTATCAGCATGTTTGCTAAAGTGAAGGCAGTGGTCTTTCCTCCCTTCAAGAAGCAGGAGATAATCCCGGTATCTAATGGATTGTTGGTCTACATAATACTAAGTCCTACCATGagtgcactagggatgtgaacgactagttgactgcctgataagcaaatgcttatcggatagtcgacaggctagtcaactagtcactccccctatcagaaagaggcagcaaggggggaagagaagggggtacttcaaagcagcagtactgcgtgcagcctggggccagaccctgggcttcacgtgatgctgctgctttgaaacactgcatacAGTCcgaggccagctggggactccccactgaTCCTGGATTCCATGcggccctgctgctttgaaatgccacatgtagcctgaggctgggctccctacagtgtttcaaagcggcagcactgcctggagtcagcaggggagtccccagctggccccggacTGCAGGTGGCGctttcacctttaaagtgtagTAACAGCCCTAGGCctgttgctacgcttcaaaggcagaggtgccctatcaactaatttaatagtcaatgcaaaacattgactatttgattagtcagttactcaaaatttaacatcctagAGTGCATGGGACTGGACGATGTCTCAAGTGTCTAgaagtcctataattctatgattacTCACACCCCCTGCCAGGTGTTTTTTGTGCTCTCTTATCAGTGAGACCTAGTCTTTTAATGTGCATTTCTCCTTTGTTCCAGGACCAGTTGCATAAGTGGATTCGGGGTAACGTGAGTGCCTGTGCCAGGTCTGTGTTCATATTTGACGAAATGGATAAATTGCACCCTGGCCTCATTGATGCCATCAAGCCATTCTTAGACTATTATGAGCAGATTGATGGGGTGTCCTATCGAAGAGCCATCTTTATCTTTCTCAGGTTTGTGGTCTGTCTACTATGGCAAATCTGGGCTCAGCTGGGCCTTCGCTGTGTCTGTGGTATGTGTGTTGGCCACTCAGAGCTTGCAGGCATCAGTAGGGACAAAACCCAGATTCTTGTATTCAAAAAGCATGTGCTGTTTGAGCTAAAGAATGTCCATAAGTTGCCTACAGGGGTGTGGTTCCATGTtccaagaaggggcagggctgccctgaGCCTGATGcttcccctctccacctcccctctcccagccctcagagctgcctggagcatgtggCACAgcgctctggtggtgatttaaagggccatgcACTTTAGCTTCTGCAGtagtagcagtggcagctgggtgtcctaggcccctttgaattgttgGGCCTTGAGGCAACTGTCCCCAATGCGCTGTTTTCcctgcctctctatcagcagtGCTGGCTGGCTGCATTGCAAGGCCTATGGTACAGTTGAGCAATTGACTCCATCCAGCAAGGACTGTAGCAAGTAACATGTTAAAGTGGGTTGTTCTGGTAGTCTAGTCTAGTAGCAGCATGCTGCCTTACAGCAGATTGGAACGCAGATCCTGAATCTGTTCCTCGTTCCATGTGCTGGGAACGGTGCACAGTATCGTACTTCACCACGAGCTTTGCATCACGCAGAGGGCTCATCGCATATGCCTACCTGCTGATCCCTTTTGAGAGGGAGCTATGTAGCCATTTCTGAGCAAGAGATATTGTGGCTCAGGGCCAGCACAGTAGGGACAAAGTGGAATTTAGGCTTTGATTTAGTGTTTTTATTCTGTGCAGACAAGTGTTaaatgagctgtgcccacgaaagctcatgataccatctacaggttttgttagtctttaaagtgctaccagatcatttgcctgctgttttttttctcctAGAGAAAGAGATGCTGAATTCTTCCTATTTAGAATCTGTACTAAACTTTCTCTCATTAACAGTAATGCAGGTGGGG belongs to Pelodiscus sinensis isolate JC-2024 chromosome 22, ASM4963464v1, whole genome shotgun sequence and includes:
- the LOC102460841 gene encoding torsin-1A; this translates as MQLLLGLLSLLAPGSAALEPISLGIAIGAASALTGYFSYPSFYCGFVECCPGEAERPNATALKEDLNNKLFGQHLAKDVILKAVTGFSNNPNPKKPLVLSLHGWGGTGKNFVSQIIAKNIHKAGQKSKFVHLFIATLHFPHAHQVSLYKDQLHKWIRGNVSACARSVFIFDEMDKLHPGLIDAIKPFLDYYEQIDGVSYRRAIFIFLSNAGGDLINKVTLDFWRSGKDREQIQLKDLEPVLSVAVFNNKNSGLWHSSLIDRNLIDYFVPFLPLEYKHVKMCIKAEIQSQGKEIDEAFVDKVANEMTYFPKDEKIYSDKGCKMVQDRLFFSWER